The Salifodinibacter halophilus genome includes the window GTGATGCTGTTCTTGGCCGCGATCTGCTCGGCGCGTTCCTTGGCCTCGCTGATGCGGGTGGTGGTGACCGGGTGGGTCATCAGGTAATCGGGCGTCTCGCCGTACCAGTTGGCCTTGTTGCTGCGCGTGGCCAACGCCATGCGCTGG containing:
- a CDS encoding M48 family metalloprotease — its product is GLMQQRQINYTRSNESEADRIGIQTLYRSNYDTGAMAGFFQRMALATRSNKANWYGETPDYLMTHPVTTTRISEAKERAEQIAAKNSIT